ACAAACACATCGCACATTTGCGTACTTAAACGCTTACatttccaataaataaattgttgtatCATACAAATGTCTAAATGAGGAACggcaaaattttttgtagcctAGACAACAGACTtcattctataataaaaatagaaccaaaatgtaaaatcttaATCCATTGATGGGCAATTTCgacgaacattttataattctacacgttttttatttatttactgctaacttttattacattttaaatgtcTTGTATGATGTATCGATATGTAATGTAAtacaaaatgcataaaaatgattgaaatactTTTGATTTTACCACATATACGAACTAAGCGAAATgtttaagtgtaaaaaaataaaatttactgcaACAGcgataaaatacatttagaatCTGTTCTTTACTTCTTCTCCGTTCAACCATAAAATTGTTTGATGAGAagcaaaattaattagtttCCAAAGTCTATAaagaatatatctttttttatattcttccgTAGAAATATTTGCTTAACATGTGCGTTTTATACATCGATCTATATTTATGACATATATCATTATTTAGATCATGCTTCTTAAGCTTTAACTTTTGACATGTAAGGTCATTACaatcattaaaaagaaaaaaatgtgttttcaaaaaaaagtttgcTGTCAACGGAATATATACCTGTACATTCATAGTACTTTACGTTTATTAATTGTTCAAATATCCCCAATCTTCTTTGACCATGTCTGCCAGCTTCTCGGCAATCATATAGATAGGTACATTTGTGTGCGCCGATATAATCTCGGGCATAATAGAACCGTCTGCTACTCTCAGTCCTTCAACACCGATCACCTACGTGTACacaaatttgtatattataaactAACGTGTGTGTGTTTAgatcaatgaaatatttgttacaaatataagaATAAGTACTCTACAGTGCATCTTTCAACAAATACCTTTAATCTAGGATCGACGACTGCAGTTGGATCTCCTCTCGGTCCCATCTTGCAAGTACCAGTATAATGAAAGCTTGCGAAAGTCGCCGTTCTTACTGCACACTCCCAATAATCATCAGAGTCATATTGATAGTTTTCGCATCCGGGAAAAGTATCGTTCGACAATTGTGAACCAAACATCTGCATTGTTTTCGTCTGACCGACGGTTATTGCAGCTCTAATGCCAGCAATCATCGTTTTAACATCTTCTGGATCATCAAAGTAATTCGGAACAATCTCGGGTTTAACATTAATGTCATTGGCTAGTAGTCTTATTCGTCCACGACTCTTTGGTTTTAACAACATTGGTAGTATGCTCCAACCGTAATTGCTACTATATTTCTGCCATATCTGACTCATTTGATTGTTGAAACCCATTAAAGTTGAAAGAATAATATTTCCTTTAAATGCAGTACCGATAAAAACCATTTCCACGTTTGGCAAACCGTCACGTTTCTTGGAATTTTTGGTGTCAATGAAAGCGATAGCCTCACACCCTCCCGGGATTGTAAATGGTCCTCTGCGTTCCATCAGAAAGTCTCTCATATACGGAAGAGTGGGATTTATCATGTCGAACAGTCGGAGACTTATCGGCTCATTCACTATCCACGTTAGCCCGCCAAAAGCTACGTGGTCCATCAAATTTTCACCCACTGGCAAGTCCTGAACAGTTTTTATTCCAAGCTCGCTAAGGTGTTTTGCCGGTCCAATGCCAGACATCATCAATAATTGTGGTGATCCGATGGTACCCGCGCTCAAAATTACCTCTTTGCTTGCAAACACTTGGATAATTTGACGATTTTTGATAAACTCTACACCAATCGCCCGATTCGTACGTTGATCGATCAGGATTTTTCTCACCATGCTTTCGCGTGTCACATGAAGATTGGGACGATTTCTTGCAGGATGTAAATAAGCTCTGTTGCTGCTCATACGAGTGCCATTTACAGTCGTGGTCTGCAAATACGAGAATCCTATCATATTTTCTCCGTTATAGTCCAACACCGGATATCCCAACTCTTTGCCGGCTTCTAGGAAGGCCTCTGCCAATAGCGTATGGAATTTTGGGTAAGAGATATGCAACGGTCCCTGAGTTCCGTGATAAGCAGTATCCGATTGTAGCTCTGGGATATCTACGGTTTCcagctttttaaaatatttgagaacATCCTTGTAAACCCAGCCTACATTTCCCATTTTAGCCCATCGATTGTAATCCTTGGCACCGCCTCTGGTTGCAATCATGTAATTTAATACGCTGCTGCCACCAACCACTTTTCCTGTAGGCCAATTACACTTATTGTTACTCATACCAAGACAGTATTTGTTGGATGTTTTTGTTTGGTATTTCCAATTAATATCATTGCTGAACTGCAGCTTGGAGGCAAAAAGCGGGATGTCCATCAGCAAATTTTCGTTAGATCCAGCTTCGATCAACAACACTTTAATCTTGCGAATCTCACTTAATCTTGCAGCTATCGTAGCGCCAGCCGTACCGGCGCCAATTACTATGAAATCGTACATTGTTCCAAATTGCGGAATCACGTCAGGCACCTCCTCATTCATATCACGTTGACCTTGCATCAGGAAGTTCAAGGCTCCAATACCTATTCCAAGTATATTTGTTAACTCGTGTTCGCTtacatcattgccataaagacTACGGTATCGTTTCGGTTGCGGTTGTCCACTTGACTTCGGCAAAATGATTACGATGATGACACTGAGAAAGTAAAGAAGTCTCGGAATCTTGAACGACATATCTAAGAAGGAATTGACTATCGAACGTGTCCCGAGTAGAGCGCGATAATAAAGGATTGTTTGTTAACGCCTGATATATATACCCCGAAAACGTCCATGTTTTCGAGGTCCATGCAACGAGGTTCCAGGATTGCGTAAGAATCGTAAAAATCAGCGAATAACACAAACAACATTATTATGCACTGGATGAAAAAGCCGGCGAAATAATcctgagaaaaaagaaagaaacatgagaaaaaagaaagaaacatcAGTAGGCTAGTATTACTTTGAGGAGCCGCTTGTGTCTGACTCGATCCGTTCCCTACTCTTCTAGTATGGTGCATAATGTCACAAGCGGTTCTCCAGCACAGCgagaaatattaatacattcaacgtcaaaattattattttaatgtcaatTTGATGTCGATTCTATTATCATTCTCGCTGGGATAGTGAGACACAGGCCCGTCCATTCCTACTACATTTACTATTCTGTTTATACTACAGACAGCTACCTGAAGCGGTTTGTTTTTTACCCATCCCGGACGTGCCttttactactactactacaaCTATTACGGAGTCTTGTGTCATAGCcgattacatatatttttttctactgtATGATTTATATCTTTATCCGAAGTGACACATACATTTTATGATTTCATTTTAcgactttttatttcttacgatCTGTTTTTAAGGCAACCAAGGAATGATTTAATCTTAATCGTGAAAGCCAATTTCACGTTAGCCTCTGTGATTAgactaatataaatatacagagagagtaaataaaatatctaaaatgtatcaataaattagaattacaacttctacattattttattattttgaattaaaactgaaatttttacTGCGTTCTCTCATTTCTTAAATAAGTATTCAggctcatttattatttattacaggtTCAATAATACATGCAATTTTaaacacacgtacacacacacacacacacactcctATATAAGAACAATCTATCAATCAGAATATATAGATAATGCATATATGGACAAGAGAACATGTACCAAAACTTgatatataattgatttatttaaataagattatgtaaataattacatttataaaaatatatattaagtattttactcaaaaagaGCGGCCGAGATGTTACCACAATTCAGAGGCAGTGAAATAAAGGATTGAAATAAGTATCAAATAAAAGATCTCGTTgagctaaaaacaaatttatgtataaattttattttgtatcgaTTTTTTGTTCTAAAGTTATAGGGTTTCCAAAATTCCAAATTTAAAACAGTATTCTATTATGTAGCACAgccgtattattattatacaaattaagcCTGTCTTATATTtctatacaattaaattaacagaTTTCAacgttatttcttttctttttgtatacGAAAAATTGATTCGTGGTATTATCAATAACAAACTAATTAcaagtacaaaattttaattgaaacttttGAGTTTCCGattttttgttaacattttaatgcaatttcttAGTGGAAAATCCAGTGAAAAATCATAAGCTTTCAAATGAGTTCTTATATGTCGTAAAATACCAatgtttttatagttttttgaattaaaaactttcaattttttaatatgctaATTGTACATATTAGGATTgcaatttacaagaaaaaaatgtggaaattttattcttgcttttcaaaaatttgtttttaacagatattatattaaaaaacataaatgtaggaactattagtttttatttttttaataattaagcaaatcgtGCTTTAAGCATTAATTCATgcctttaatattaatacagtgcaataTTTAGTTTCCGAAAAATAAGTAAGTGTCATTTTAAAAGG
The Solenopsis invicta isolate M01_SB chromosome 16, UNIL_Sinv_3.0, whole genome shotgun sequence genome window above contains:
- the LOC105206308 gene encoding glucose dehydrogenase [FAD, quinone], with amino-acid sequence MSFKIPRLLYFLSVIIVIILPKSSGQPQPKRYRSLYGNDVSEHELTNILGIGIGALNFLMQGQRDMNEEVPDVIPQFGTMYDFIVIGAGTAGATIAARLSEIRKIKVLLIEAGSNENLLMDIPLFASKLQFSNDINWKYQTKTSNKYCLGMSNNKCNWPTGKVVGGSSVLNYMIATRGGAKDYNRWAKMGNVGWVYKDVLKYFKKLETVDIPELQSDTAYHGTQGPLHISYPKFHTLLAEAFLEAGKELGYPVLDYNGENMIGFSYLQTTTVNGTRMSSNRAYLHPARNRPNLHVTRESMVRKILIDQRTNRAIGVEFIKNRQIIQVFASKEVILSAGTIGSPQLLMMSGIGPAKHLSELGIKTVQDLPVGENLMDHVAFGGLTWIVNEPISLRLFDMINPTLPYMRDFLMERRGPFTIPGGCEAIAFIDTKNSKKRDGLPNVEMVFIGTAFKGNIILSTLMGFNNQMSQIWQKYSSNYGWSILPMLLKPKSRGRIRLLANDINVKPEIVPNYFDDPEDVKTMIAGIRAAITVGQTKTMQMFGSQLSNDTFPGCENYQYDSDDYWECAVRTATFASFHYTGTCKMGPRGDPTAVVDPRLKVIGVEGLRVADGSIMPEIISAHTNVPIYMIAEKLADMVKEDWGYLNN